In Oryza sativa Japonica Group chromosome 1, ASM3414082v1, the genomic stretch CCACATGATATTACATTCAATTTGGTATAGCAGGGTAAATCAGATCCAAATAGAGTAGCACTTGCATCTGATCAGCAGCAAGGAGCTATTGTGGTCTGATTTGAATTCTAGTATGATCCTGCAGCTTCTTCATCCGAGAAGGCGCTGAATTGTGTTCCTGACATTATTGGTCTAACAGAAGAACCCTGACATAGTGGAGCTTAGTTGTGCTTTAGGAGCTGTCATTTTCACATTTGTTGATTTTCTAATCTAACGGGTTGTAACAGTTAAACGGAGTGTTTTGGGACCACAGCTGAAGATAAGGTGTCCCGTGAATTTTTATCTTTCTTTGTATTTTGTTAAACAATTTTTCGTTGTGTTTTGGAGTAGTATTGATTGCAAATACTAAAATTCATCTTTTTTGTCGCGTGTGCCTGAGATGTTGAGAACTGGAAACACTGTACCGATGAATCGGTGATACTGATAAAAAGAGAAGACGAAAGAGATGAATACCGTGACAACTATTGCTTTGTTCCGTGATCTGTGTCGCTGTTTGGTTCACGTAACTGAATTGCTGTTTGCCTTTGCGTCTCATAGATTCGACCATGTGTCAGCTGTTGAAAGTGTCCTTGCTTCAACAATCCGTTGTAGTCTAGCTGGTTAGGATACTCGGCTCTCACCCGAGAGACCCGGGTTCGAGTCCCGGCAACGGAATTTTTTCCACACCTCTTTTTGCCACTGCTCCTATCAAAATTTAGGACAAACTGATCCTGTCAAAAATTGGGTTGGGTAAAGATGCGCCAGTTTGGAATCAGGAACCAAAGTAACCATTAATTAAGCCATGCATGCTGTATTGAAAGATAAGGCTTTATTTATCTGTAGCATCCAGACAATACAAAACTTTCCCATCCTTCATTATTAAGGCAAAACCGAATGCAAAACTGTCACACAAATTATATCTATACCGCGTCATCTAAGAGCCTAGCATGATCTCATATGAAGCTCCAGTTTTCCATTGGACAAGAATAGCAGTATTCAGTTAGACCAGAATAGTCAGCTCTCTTATACCCTGAAAAAGCTCAAACAGGTCAGCTCCTGTCAAGTAGGAGCTGACTAATAAAGGAGCTGAGGCATCTCAGGATTTCAGGAAGATGACGGGACATCTATACGTTTCTCTTGAAACTGTGTCAGCTTCTCTCTGTACTCATGCAATTTGCATGTGAGAACAGCTCGATTCAGCATAATCTCATCACTCTGGAAGTTTAAGCCGGTCAAAGAGTACCAAGAAACTCTGCTCAGGCACGCTGTACAGGAAACCAAGCTCCGCACCTCCAAGGTGTGGGATCGTGCTCTGCAAATGAATTTAACACCAATTATCAAGGATGATCTTGTAAAAAGTACTTCAACGAAATCATTGTTCTGGGCAGGATTGGGTAGGTGAGTAAAATAATGTAAATTGCATTGATAAGTTCTAGAGATTTTGTTATGCAAATACCTTCTGCCCAGTTTATaatttgcaaatgaaaatgaCCTATAATGTTGGACTTCTCAGGTACCGTATACAAACCTCGGTACCTGGACCACTAACTTTTTTCAACTGTGGAAGTCACTCATAGAAGTGTCACCCTAAGCTTCGATCTGGTGACAAGAACCATTTTCTCCACTAATGACCTGATAAGACAATCGACGTTAGGCTAACAACAGACGCTCTAATATTTTTAAAAGGAACGCTTTTCTTGTAACTTCGTGTTAAATTTCCTCCAGTGTCAGTCATTCCAGAACTCCAGATCAAGACCCAAAACAAAATTGAAGAAAGTTCATAGCACAAAAGATGCAGCAGAAATCAAAACTTTCTTTCACTCCACAAGCATCAAATTTGCCATGGTGGTATAATTTCATATCCTAAAACTTccaaagtttagaaaaaaaaaaaggtatttcAGTGTTGACAACAATAAACGACATGTTCAGCTGTGAGCCATTCTTTCACTCAAGACATGAAATAGGGTTAAAGAAAACCTTGTTAAGCAATGTTATggtcataattttttaatatatttcagGGCCATTGCAACTGCAGAAAATTATTTTACCTTGCCATTGAGCACCAATAGCTCACCATCCACCCACCGGGGATTTTTGAAGCCAGGCTGTGCAATTCTCCCTTGACCTTTATAGCTAGCAATCTGCAAAATCGAAAAGTTAATTGGAAAATGATATATGTTACACACGGCCCAGAAGAAGCTGTTAATTTGCTTAAACAAATACACTTTGAATCATCGCAGACTGCATGCCATTACAGTCTAGTCTAACAATTCGAAACAACAATTAAATAAACAGAAGTATAAATAGAAATTACCACACCAAATTCTTCAGGGTATGCACCACGGTTCTCAAGACGTTTGCCCTTCCCAATCTTAGCACGGAATGTTATCTGTATTGAACATTATTCATTAGAAAGATGACCAGCTTGTTCGTTGAAATATACAAAATGCCTGCAAACCTGTCCAGCAGGGACACTCAGATCACCAGTCAACTTTACTGCTTCAACATACTCGAAAAACTCCACTTCATCTGTGCTGTTCCAATGGCCGAACTTTCGACGGAGCTGCACAACTTCTGGTCCATATGGACTAAATGCTCCCACATAGAGACCTACATGTACACCAAGAATCCATCAGTCAAAGCAGAGAAAATATCAAGGCGTCCGTTTAACTGACAAGACATTACCACTAAATGGATCTGAGCCGTTACTGTCAGTAATGATCCTATTGAAAATTGTATTCTCAGTCAGCTTGACTCGAGCCTTGCTGAGGGTAAGCTTTAAGAGCTCTTGTACTTCTTTATTTATCTGCAGTGAATCCATCATTTCACAGTTAACTTGATTGCATGAAAGAAATACAGCCTAGAATACTAGGGAGTAGGGACAATGGAGAGTTGACAATTACCACTACAAGTGGATGAAACAAGAATAGACTTGATAGATAGAATGGGTCAAACTATTTCTCAATGCTCATATACTAATATGTTACTTTGTGAAAGACATGATACTATTCAACTAATTGTGAAGACTTCAATAAACCAAAGCATACCTCACTAAATGCTCTAAACTCCAGACTTATATATAGCTAAACCAAGTGTTATGCTCACCTTCGAAGAACTCTTGGTCGTTCCCCATAATGCCTTCGCAACATCAGAAGGCATAAGTTCTGATGCCAATTTGGCAGCCATATCAGCAACTTTCTGTTTTGCAGCCTTTGTATCAGCCAGATCTCGATCAGAACCTTTTCCAGGAATGTAAAGTTCGAAGGAATCCTTTTCCAAATTATTGATTTCAGCTGGAACTCGAACATATGATTTTGCTCCAGCATCCTCCTTGTTATGAACCACTCCACTAATGAAGAGCTTCATTTCTGGACTTTTACTATCTTCAGCTGAGTCTGAATCTCCATCTGGAACATCATCCTGCTGAAGCTCCTCAGTGGTAGAATCTTCCAATGAGTTCTCTGACGTGCTCTTCACATCATCTTGCACTAATTCTTCTGACGAATCTGAAGCTAATTCAGCTTCCTCAGACACATCTACATTTATTACTTGAACTTTGAATTCAGGAATCCGAGACTTGAAGAAATTCAGAACGCTTTTCAACCCTTCAACACTACTATCCTTGGCGTTACCAACATCTTGTTCTTTATCCTCAACATCTTCATCTCCCTTTAATGTAGTATCTGTATTCGCTTCATCGGTAATGCCCTCAGATATAGCACTACTTTCCAATGAGCTTTCATTCTCTTCCTTAGCTGGACTTTCTGCAGTTGC encodes the following:
- the LOC4326159 gene encoding protein EXECUTER 2, chloroplastic, translating into MSAATACASPAAARPPLHIPLRSPPSAAHLPSAAASRRASSAACRCTASASASASPSTWDWTRWTRHFADVDQAESYASLLKFQLEEAVDNEDFAEASKLKKAILEATGNDAVAQVMSELKTAIEEQRYQDASRLTKLARTNLVGWWVGYAKDTDDSIGRIVRISPGVGRYVAKSFSPRQLVTASSGTPLFEIFLVRDDDETYTMKVVHMRPTKGTSSASSVSSATAESPAKEENESSLESSAISEGITDEANTDTTLKGDEDVEDKEQDVGNAKDSSVEGLKSVLNFFKSRIPEFKVQVINVDVSEEAELASDSSEELVQDDVKSTSENSLEDSTTEELQQDDVPDGDSDSAEDSKSPEMKLFISGVVHNKEDAGAKSYVRVPAEINNLEKDSFELYIPGKGSDRDLADTKAAKQKVADMAAKLASELMPSDVAKALWGTTKSSSKINKEVQELLKLTLSKARVKLTENTIFNRIITDSNGSDPFSGLYVGAFSPYGPEVVQLRRKFGHWNSTDEVEFFEYVEAVKLTGDLSVPAGQITFRAKIGKGKRLENRGAYPEEFGVIASYKGQGRIAQPGFKNPRWVDGELLVLNGKSTIPHLGGAELGFLYSVPEQSFLVLFDRLKLPE